In Sorex araneus isolate mSorAra2 chromosome 11, mSorAra2.pri, whole genome shotgun sequence, the sequence acagagcctggagtaacctctgagatgccaagtgtgaccccccacccccaaaaaacacatttttaagagTTTTGGTATGTATACTAAATGGAGTGCTACAGGTCCacaataaaagatgaaattttgcagtttaCAAGAACAGGAGAGCATCGTGTAAAGTGAAATCTCAGAAGGAGAAGTGCAATtattggatgatctcactcatctgtacatagagaaacaaaaccagGGAATAGACATTATTGAATGAGATAAACACCCTTGGCAGAACAGATTACCAAGTAGTAGGAGCACTGTGAAGTGGAAAGATAGATGAGAAATGTTACAAAGATAATGTTGGAGGGTGCTGGTTGTGAAGAGTGAGTTCACTGTGTACAAAACCATAATGTAACCACTATTGTAATCATGGTATCCAGTGAATGGTCCATCTCTAGATATTTCTTCTCCTGATTTTGGGGAGTATAATCTCTCTGCCTACTTTTCTACTCGGGTGTTGGTTTTTCCAGCATCTTTTTCATATAATGATTACATCACTTAATATGTAGTCTGCCATAACATGTTAATTTTGTCTGACATTCTTCACTATTAAGGTTAGGTCTAACCTTCAAGGCCAAATATTAGCCAATCATAGTAGAGAGCTTATTTCATAAATGTCATTATGCTTAACTTCAGGATTTGagtaaaaaaacataataaatgatgttatattttagagaaatttcTGCTGAAATAGAAGTGTATAAAAGATATACTCTtctattctgaaaagaaaaacaaaaagcatgcAAAAACCAAGGTTTGAGACTTCATTTACTCCAATAGgttatgactgtcactgtcactgtcattccgttgctcaccgatttgctcgagcaggtaccagtaagatctccatgtgagacttgctgttactgtttttggcatatcgaataggccacgggtagcttgccaggctctgccatgcgggcgagatcctcttggtagcttgccaggctctccaagaggagcggaggaatcgaacctggattggctgcgtgcaaggataatgccctacctgctgtgctatcgctccagcccaataggcTATCAGTCAGAATATAACCAATTGTTGGCAATATATgtttaattgtttaaaaaaaagagtttgacttgtttaatttaatttgctgAGTGATATAAAGTTAATATATAGCTTTAAGAAGTTTgatttttcagaataaaattttaaaatgtagaataaGTGCTCCCATTTAATGATGTACAcacattttatagaaaatttagaaTAATAACCAATTATAAGTAACATTATTAATCTGAATAACTGGAACTAGCactaatattttaagaagttaaGAGCATTTATCTTTTGTGGGACAACTAACCATCCTTAGGAGAAGTCTAGACTCCAAAAAAgcttttgagttttttttacaACATGGAAATATTGTATGTTTGTGTAACTAGTCAGTGTATAAAGCAAATCATAAGTGGAAGAGCTGATAAAATATAAGGCCAATTATACTACAAAGTTGGTTGGTTAAATATGGAATGTGGGCCTCAAGTGCTGCTATtaacataatttatttcaaaagaaaaccgtccatgaataaaatttttattatcataattttCATGACTTTGGTAAAGTTAATCTGCTTAATCATGTATatagacaaagaaaataaaatttaaaaaagtttaaattactATGTTTCGATGTATATCATTTTAATGAAATGGTTTACATTAAAGGTAAGACTACAGTTCTGTAAAAAGTTTTCAATTAAAGaggtagaggaaggaaggaaggaaggaaggaaggaaggaaggaaggaaggaaggaaggaaggaaggaaggaaggaaggaaggaaggaaggaaggaagggaggaaggaaggaagggagggagggagggagggagggagaaagggatggaggaagggagggagaaaaggagggaggaagaaagaaaataaaagaaagaaagtaagaaagagagagaaagaaagaaggaaggaaggaaggaaggaaggaaggaaggaaggaaggaaggaaggaaggaaggaaggaaggaaggaaggaaggaaggagggaaggaaggagggaaggaaggagggaaggaaggagggaaggtaggaaggaaggaaggaaggaaggaaggaaggaaggaaggaaggaaggaaggaaggaaggaaggaaggaaggaaggaaggaaggaaggataaaagaGCTACAACAGATGCAGGGAgcagggaaaatggggacattggtggtgggaaatgtacactggggaagggatggatgctggaacacTATGTAATtgaaacccactcatgaacaaccttgtaaatggGTATTTCActgagattcaataaaaattttttaatttgcaattaaAATAAACTGAATGAGTAGAATGTTTAGGCAAGAAAATTGCACATATCATGTTAAAATGGGACATTAAAAAAGTCAGAGACTTTCCTTCATGGAGATCAAGATAGGTCTGCAAGAGATTCTTCACAAGAAATTTCTTAAATGACTTTATTAGAGAAATGAAAGCATGTAGTTCTCTGAAGCAATGCACAGCAAGGCcatgtaatatttttatcttgACATTTTCATTCTGCCCACTTTCTCCCTGAGAGCTTGGTGGACCTGCTTGTTCCGCAGAGTGTAGATGACAGGGTTCAGCAGTGGAGTCACCACTGTGTTCACAAGGGCAGCCTCCCTGTTGGATTCCagcctgtttgtttgctttggtttcacATAGATAAAGATACAACTGCCATACATCAGAGAGAGGACAATGAGGTGAGATGAACAAGTGGAGAAAGCTTTCTGTCTCTCCTTGGCTGATGGGAGACGAATGATTGTCACTACTATGTTGCTATATGCAATGACAATTATGGTAAGGGATGTAAAAAGGACACACAAGGCTagaacaaatgctatgctttcaaCAGATCTTGTGTTGGAACAAGAGAGGTGTATCAGGGGGCCAATGTCACAGAAGAAATGAGGGATGAGAGAGGGACCACAGAAGGATAACTGAGACACCTTCACCACCAGGCCAGTGACAAAAGTAAAAGCTAAGGTAAAGCAGGAAATGATCAGGAGGGCACAATTTTTCAAGTTCATGATAGTTGGGTAGTGCAGAGGCCTGCAAATGGCCATGTACCGGTCCAGAGACATCACTGCCATGAGGATGAAACCTGATGCTCccagaaaaacaatgaaaaaggcTTGTATGAAACAGGCAACAAAGGAAATTGTTTGTCTCCCTAAAAGAAAGATGACCAGCAATTTCGGAATTACAGTACTTGTGAAGCAGCATTCAAGGAAGGAGAAAATGCTGAGGAAAAAGTACATTGGTGTCTGGAGTCTGGAGTCAGCGCAAGTGATGGTGATTATGACCGCATTGCCTGCCATGGATGCCAGGTATGCCAGCAGATGCACCAGGAAGAGAACCTTTCCCAGGTGCTGGACAGCAGGAAACCCCTCCAAAGTGAATTCTTGGACAGTCGTCTCATTCTCCATTTCCATGGATGTCTTTGTCTGCAGTAGATAGCCTGCTGTCCTAAACCTACATAAGGAGATGACAGCAAGCACAGAAATTTTAGGGGAACAAAATGTTAGGTTAACTGATTACCCAttcaggtggtgagacagagagCAAAACGGTCCAGGCAAGTTGGTTATTGAACCCAATGTATCTGGGTCCAAAAAGAGTTCATGACTGAGTTCTATCCATGAGTGATGACTCATCGAAATTAGTATGGAAATTTAATTTATCTTTGTGAACTTTGTCTTTACTGGGTAAAATAAAAAGGGCAGTATCTCTATGTTTTTGTCTGATAATTTACATAAATCATGTAACatgaaacataatttttatattttttatattttcctcagtgtaaaaCTGTAAGATAGTCATTAGTAGTATTATCTGCATAAAGGATAATTAATGTTTGTGTACTATAAAATGATTTGTTTTACACTAAACTAAGTTTAAAAACCAACTGAACTACTTAGCAACATTGGTAATATTGCCTTTTAATATTacctttaaaaattcaaaaattcatttttcaaatcaTCACCACTTATTACGGACTTTTATGGTGTTGGATACTCTGCTGGACACTGAAACTCAGCCTTACTATTGTTcttcaaaaatttgtttttttgcttcCACCTCATCCTTCAGCAGGAAGAAATACTAAGGTGGTTTAtagattttcagaaaaacaatGGTATATAGTTGGGACTAAGTAGATTAAGTATATCTACCCAAATCCCCAAGTCCAAGTGTTTTCAAAtgctataacaaaatattttaaaccgTATTTGATGACATATAGTCAATGAACTTACCAAAAATTCTCCTATGAATTTTAGGGAGAGCTGAACTTTAGACTTTCTATCCttcagttgggctggagcgatagaacagtggtagggagtttgcattgcacgcagccaacccagttttgatcctgtATCCCTCTCGGTGTATCCCGCtggtacagcagagcctggcaagctacatgtggcgtattcgttatgccaaaaacagtaacaagtctcacaatggagacattactggtgcccacttgaggaaattgatgaacaacgggatgacagtgttacaaccTTCAGTTAAACACAATTTATGTATTAGTGTCCTAAGGAATGATCTGGTCCTGATTGATGATATTCTTTATTACAAATTCTCCCAAACCATGTATAATTTGACTGAACTTGTAATTGCATGATTTACTTTAAGGCCTCTAGGCTCCATGCTCATATGGAGAGAGACTGAGTGTGGCAGTAGTTTAGATGATTTAGCACACTCAGCAAGAACATTCTGGGAACTTGGCACCTGCATGCTCCCTATTACACAAAAAATCAATGTACCTATACTTTCCCCTATGCTTTTCTTCTCAGTAaaccacttttctttttaaaatcagtttttagaGCATTGCAAAGCTTTtaatgactggatttcagtcatataatgttcaaacacccatccttccaccattgtaattaggcattatggtttgcaatagagaggCTGAAAGAGTAAAGCACTTCTTTGAAAATAGTTTTTGGTTCTAAATTGTCAATACTAAGTGAATGTACAATGGTGTTTGGCTCTAGCATCCCAAATTAGACATGTTAGCAGAATATGTTTCTACCACTATCCTACCAAGAACCATGTCTCATAAGTGCCATTAATGCAAGTAATCTGGTCATTTCTGAAATGAACAGCCCATGGGGCAGTCTGAAAACCCCTgttcaaaatgtcaatactatgTTCTCCAAATGATCATGGTCCCTGATTCAGAATATCTCCACATACTGAGTGGGAGGGCCTGCAAGGATTACCCTTCCTGCAAAATTCTCttccaaaaattaataactaacAAAGCTttgaagaaaaagggaaataaactCATTTGTCACAGCTTTCTC encodes:
- the LOC101549719 gene encoding olfactory receptor 6C75-like — translated: MEMENETTVQEFTLEGFPAVQHLGKVLFLVHLLAYLASMAGNAVIITITCADSRLQTPMYFFLSIFSFLECCFTSTVIPKLLVIFLLGRQTISFVACFIQAFFIVFLGASGFILMAVMSLDRYMAICRPLHYPTIMNLKNCALLIISCFTLAFTFVTGLVVKVSQLSFCGPSLIPHFFCDIGPLIHLSCSNTRSVESIAFVLALCVLFTSLTIIVIAYSNIVVTIIRLPSAKERQKAFSTCSSHLIVLSLMYGSCIFIYVKPKQTNRLESNREAALVNTVVTPLLNPVIYTLRNKQVHQALREKVGRMKMSR